The Pantoea vagans genome contains the following window.
CCTCTTTACCGTAACCGTGCACCACGTTAATCACACCCGGTGGCACCAGATCTTTGATGACTTCCATAAACAGCGTAATCGACAGCGGGGTTTGCTCCGCCGGTTTCAACACCACGCAGTTGCCCGCACCCAACGCAGGGGCCAGCTTCCACGCCGCCATCAATAGCGGGAAGTTCCACGGGATGATTTGCCCCACCACGCCCAGCGGTTCGTGGAAGTGGTAAGCCGCGGTGAATTCATCGATTTCGGCCGCCGTGCCTTCTTGTGCACGCACACAACCCGCGAAATAGCGGAAATGGTCCACCGCCAGCGGCAAGTCCGCGGCCAGCGTTTCGCGCACCGGCTTACCGTTATCCCAGGTTTCGTTGACGGCGATATATTCCAGATTGGCTTCAAGCCGATCGGCAATTTTCAGTAGCACTAACGAGCGTGCCTGCGGAGAGGTCTTTCCCCAGGCATCGGCAGCGGCTTGTGCAGCGGCGACAGCATTATCGACATCGGCTTTATCGGAGCGCGGAAACTCGCCAATGGTAGAACCATTAATCGGTGTGGTGTTGACGAAGTAGTTACCGTTCACCGGCGCAACAAATTCGCCGTTGATAAAGTTGCCATAACGCGATTGCAGAGTAATGAGAGAACCTTGTTCTCCCGGAGCAGCGTAACGCATGGTGTTTCTCCTTGCGGGACAGAGTGGCGAATAACAACTATGAAACCTGTTATTAACATTGATCGATCAATGTCAGCCTGTCAGATCGCAGAGCGGGAAACTGTGACCGCACCGAAGGAAAATCCCGGGATTTTTAATTTGAGATTTAGCCATATCGGTATCAACAGCGGTCGCCATAAATAGCGACCCTACAATGGCATTTCACGTTTCTGTAGGGTGCGCATTTATGCGCGCCAGGAATGGGCATCTTTGCCGCGCCTCGCTGCGGATAATTCCGAGTTTTAAGCAGAATGCAGCGAAAAGCGAAACAAGCGCGCCGAATGTGGTCAATATGAAGCAGGACACTAATCAGGAGAAAGAGATGTTGGCTTCAGCCCTGACGTTAATGCGCGCCAAAGCGAACTTTGTTCAGCAATTTATTCGAAACCCGCGCAAGATGGGCAGCATCACGCCCTCCTCTGCCGCGCTGTGCCGCACCATGTGCGATGCCGTTCACTGGGATCGCAGCCTGCGTATCGCCGAACTCGGCGCGGGTGATGGCGTGCTGACACGGCACATTCTGGCAAGGATGTCCCCTCAGGCACAGTTGGATGTGTTTGAAATCAGTCCGGAGCTGGTTGATAGCCTGCGTGAATGGAGCGACCCGCGCATGCAGGTACGCGCCTGCTCCGCCGAGTATCTTTCCGGGGAGTACGATGTGATTTTCTCTGGCTTGCCACTGCTGTCGCTGCCGCCGGAAACCCGCGAAGCGATCCTCAGTGCGGTGCATGACGTGCTGGGGCCGCGCGGTGTGTTTGTGCAGTTCCAGTACACCTCGCTGACCCAGCCCGATTTGTCGCGTTACTTCACCTGGCAGCGCCAGCGAGTGCTAAAAAACATGCCACCCGCGTGGGTCTACCGCTGCACCCGGCACTACGCGCCCTGAGCTTGCACACGCGGCTGCGGCCGCGTGTGCTGCCAGAAACGGCGTAATAACTCTCGCGACCAATCCTCTCCCGTCACCGTTGTGCCATCATCGCTGACACCCGCCGGTAAACAGGCGGTCATGATGTCGCGGGTGAACTCCGGGTGGAATTGCACTGAGAGAGCCTGTGCGGAGTAACGCAGAATCTGGCAGCCATCCTGTTCCGATCTCGCCAAAACCTCAGCCTGAGGTGGCGGAGTGAGCACCGATTGACGGTGGGATAGCCAAGCCTGAAACTCGCCTGGCAACGAACCCAACCAGGGATCGCGGCTGGCACCGTGCGTCAGGGTTTTGAGTCCGCGCTCCCAGCCATTGGGGTTATCACCCACTTTGCCGCCCAGCGCATAGGCCATTAGTTGGTGGCCGTAGCACACACCTAACAACGGTAACGCCGCTTCCAGCGCACCACGAATCCATGCCGCAGTGCGCTCGCTCCAGTCGGCATGGTCAGTTACCATCGCCCAGGATCCACTGAGGATCGCGCCACTGACGCGCTCAAAGGCGGGCAGCTCTTCGCCCAGATGCGGACGGATAATCACATAGTCGTCAGGCTGCAGTTGCAGCGCGTCGATAAACCAGACGGGTTGTTCACCAATTTGCGCCACAACCGACGGCGGCGGCACTTCGAGTTGAATCAGGGCAAGAGGTAGAGCGCGGGTGTGTGTCATTCCGAATTCATTCCTTAACGGAGTCAGCTTTCGGACATCCACTTTGACAGGAAATCAGGGACATGTCTTATTTTTTTCCTGCATAAGCTCATGCGCACGCGAAAAATATTTTTGCTCAATGTCACAGAAAGTAGCGGCTTCGTGCCATGATTAGCCGGTGATAACTCCCCCTTTGATGTGAAGGATGACACTGTGGCAGTGCGGCATTTCTTTATGGTTTTGATGGTGGTTTCCATCTGGGCTTTCAATAACGTAGCAGTAAAGTGGGGATTGCTGGAGCTTCCTCCGCTGTTTCTCACCTGGATGCGTTTTGTGGTGGTAGCCATCGTGCTGGTACCCTTCTGCCGCATCACCCGTGAGCAGCTGCCATGGTTACTCACCCTCGCCTTCACCTTTGGTTTCATGCACTTCTCACTGCTGTTTGTCGGCATGCGCTATACCGATGCCGGTACCGGAGCAATTGTGGTCCAGCTGGGCACGCCGATTGCGATGCTGCTGGCGATGCTGGTGCTGAAAGAAAAACTGCGTCTGGTGCAGTTATTTGGCATCGGCATTTCTCTCAGCGGTGTTGCCGTGCTGTCTGGCAGCCCGACCATTCCCGCATGGTGGGTGCTGTGTATTTTGCTGTGCAGCGCCTTTGGCTGGGCGATAAGCAATATGATCGTGAAAAAATCACCGCCGATTAAACCGCTCACTCTGACGGGCTGGATCTCCTTTCTTGCCGTGCCGATTGTCGGTGCCGCCTCCTGGCTGACCGAATCACAGCAGTTTTACGCACTCAGCCATGCCGGTTGGCGCGGCTGGTTTGGCATTCTCTACAGCGCGCTGGCCTCCTCGATTGTCGCCTACACGCTGTGGTATGCGCTGCTGAAGAAGTACAACGTCAATCTGATCATGCCCTACTCCCTTTTGACCCCGGTACTGGCGGTGTTGATGGGCGTACTGGTGCTGGGCGACAGCATGAACAGCTTCAAAATCCTCGGAGCCTCTTTGGTGGTGCTGGGCACCGCGATTGCGGTGATCAATCTGCGTAACCTGCGCATGCACGCGCGTTTTCCGCGGTTGCGTCGCCGTTAAAACCCCTCTGCTATGCTTGAGTCTCGCGTGTTTTCCGGAGACTTAACATGGATACTCAATCTGCTGCTGCGTTATGGCAGCAACTCTGGCAGGGATTGCGTGGTGAAGACCCGCGCCCTGCTCTCAGCTTTCTCCAGCCCGATACCTTCCAGTCTGCCTTCGCCGTCAGCGAACTGGCGGCCACCAGCATTGGGTTAGCCAGCCAGGCGCTGAGCGATTTACTCGGCCAGTCCACCCCAGTAAGTGTGAATGTCCGGCTTGCCTCACGCTGGTTCCAGCATAGCCTGACGCCGCTCAATCGTCCGTCTGCTGCGTTATGGGATCCCTTTGCCGGTGACTACGCCACTGCGGATGGTTGGATCCGCCTGCATACCAATGCACCGCATCATCGTGCCGCGATGGAACAGGTGTTAGGTCAGCATCCTGACCGCGCGGCATTGAGTCAGGTAGTCGCCACCTGGCAGGCCGAAGCCCTTGAACACGCGGTAGTGATGGCAGGGGGTTGTGCCGCGCTAATGCGCAGTGAGCAGCAGTGGCAACAGCATCCACAAGGCATGGCGGTGAACAGTGAACCCCTGATTGACCAACAGGCCACCGGAGAAGCCCCAAGGCCGGGTTGGCGGTTGCCTACGGCACGCCCTTTACTCGGGGTACGCGTGCTGGATCTCACACGCATTATCGCAGGACCGGTTTGCACACGCTTTCTTGCCAGCCTCGGTGCGCAGGTATTACGCATCGATCCTTATGGCTGGGAAGAGCCGACGCTGGAAGAGGAGATCACCTGCGGCAAGCGTTGTGCGCGGCTCGATCTGAAAAGCAAAGCTGGCCGTGAGCAGCTGCGCGATTTAATCCAACACGCTGATGTGATGGTGCATGGCTATCGTGCTGACGCACTGGAAAAACTGGGGCTGGATGCCGACACCCGCCGCTCACTTGCCCCCGGACTGGTGGATGTCAGTCTCAATGCGTGGGGCTGGAGCGGTCCCTGGCGTAACCGGCGTGGCTTCGATAGCCTGGTGCAAATGGGATGCGGCATTGCCGAGCGCGGGATGATGTGGAGCGGTAGCGCGAAACCGCACCCGTTGCCGGTGCAGGCGCTCGATCATGCCACCGGTTACATGATGGCCGCCGCCGTGCTGGAAGGGCTGCGGCAGCGACGTGAGAATCATGTGGGCTGGCAGGCACGCTTGTCACTGGCACGCACGGCTCGGCTGCTGCAACAACAGGGGTCAGCGCCGCAACAGCCGCAAAGCGGCATTACCGCGCAGCGCGATGATGCGCTGAGTGCGCTGGAGATCAATGCCTGGGGGATTGCGGAGAGGCTGCGTGCCGCCGCGTATCTGCCCGGCACGCCAATGATCTGCGCCACACCGGGTGTCAGGCTCGGCAGTAGCGCAGCCAGCTGGTAATCAGGCTTCTTCTTCGTTGCCTTCGTTCAGCTCATCGTACATGGTTTGGATTGCCTCACGACTCAGCGCAGCCAGCGTGCGGTAGAACGCGCTGGTGGCGTGTGCTTCGACTTTTCCGAGGAATGCACCGCACCACGGCAGCAGATAGTCATCGAACAGCGCCAGCTGCGCAGCTGACTCATCTTCTGCCGACTGATCTTCCAGCCACGAAGCCGCCAACAGCAGCACACCAAAGTGATCGGCAGGCGCATCGCTCAACGGCATGCCACGTGAACTCAGAAACGCACGCACATCCGCTTCGGTTGGACCGTTTGGCCACTGTGAAGCGTACGGCGGCACGCTGCACTCACTGCCCACGAACAGCGCGTTGTAATCCGCGGCCAGCGCCTGAGGATCGCTATTTTGTTGCAGACGGGTCAACAGTTCATCCTGCTCCAGCGGCCACTGGTCTTTCAGTTTGCCTTCACGCAGCACGGTGAAAAGCGGCACCAGCAGCGGATCTTGCGGCTGGCGGTTGAACAGCGAGCCGATGACGCGGC
Protein-coding sequences here:
- a CDS encoding TorD/DmsD family molecular chaperone translates to MNEFSILCRVIGSLFNRQPQDPLLVPLFTVLREGKLKDQWPLEQDELLTRLQQNSDPQALAADYNALFVGSECSVPPYASQWPNGPTEADVRAFLSSRGMPLSDAPADHFGVLLLAASWLEDQSAEDESAAQLALFDDYLLPWCGAFLGKVEAHATSAFYRTLAALSREAIQTMYDELNEGNEEEA
- a CDS encoding glutamine amidotransferase gives rise to the protein MTHTRALPLALIQLEVPPPSVVAQIGEQPVWFIDALQLQPDDYVIIRPHLGEELPAFERVSGAILSGSWAMVTDHADWSERTAAWIRGALEAALPLLGVCYGHQLMAYALGGKVGDNPNGWERGLKTLTHGASRDPWLGSLPGEFQAWLSHRQSVLTPPPQAEVLARSEQDGCQILRYSAQALSVQFHPEFTRDIMTACLPAGVSDDGTTVTGEDWSRELLRRFWQHTRPQPRVQAQGA
- a CDS encoding CoA transferase is translated as MDTQSAAALWQQLWQGLRGEDPRPALSFLQPDTFQSAFAVSELAATSIGLASQALSDLLGQSTPVSVNVRLASRWFQHSLTPLNRPSAALWDPFAGDYATADGWIRLHTNAPHHRAAMEQVLGQHPDRAALSQVVATWQAEALEHAVVMAGGCAALMRSEQQWQQHPQGMAVNSEPLIDQQATGEAPRPGWRLPTARPLLGVRVLDLTRIIAGPVCTRFLASLGAQVLRIDPYGWEEPTLEEEITCGKRCARLDLKSKAGREQLRDLIQHADVMVHGYRADALEKLGLDADTRRSLAPGLVDVSLNAWGWSGPWRNRRGFDSLVQMGCGIAERGMMWSGSAKPHPLPVQALDHATGYMMAAAVLEGLRQRRENHVGWQARLSLARTARLLQQQGSAPQQPQSGITAQRDDALSALEINAWGIAERLRAAAYLPGTPMICATPGVRLGSSAASW
- a CDS encoding DMT family transporter, with protein sequence MAVRHFFMVLMVVSIWAFNNVAVKWGLLELPPLFLTWMRFVVVAIVLVPFCRITREQLPWLLTLAFTFGFMHFSLLFVGMRYTDAGTGAIVVQLGTPIAMLLAMLVLKEKLRLVQLFGIGISLSGVAVLSGSPTIPAWWVLCILLCSAFGWAISNMIVKKSPPIKPLTLTGWISFLAVPIVGAASWLTESQQFYALSHAGWRGWFGILYSALASSIVAYTLWYALLKKYNVNLIMPYSLLTPVLAVLMGVLVLGDSMNSFKILGASLVVLGTAIAVINLRNLRMHARFPRLRRR
- a CDS encoding class I SAM-dependent methyltransferase, whose protein sequence is MLASALTLMRAKANFVQQFIRNPRKMGSITPSSAALCRTMCDAVHWDRSLRIAELGAGDGVLTRHILARMSPQAQLDVFEISPELVDSLREWSDPRMQVRACSAEYLSGEYDVIFSGLPLLSLPPETREAILSAVHDVLGPRGVFVQFQYTSLTQPDLSRYFTWQRQRVLKNMPPAWVYRCTRHYAP